CTTTCATCAAATGAAAATTTGGCTTATTGCTTTCAGAGGGAAACTGTCTTTTTTCTCGTGGAGCATTTGGGTTCTCAACAAATCAGATGTTATAAGCATTAGTTAGGAACTCAAACCAGTTGTATATTCACCTTAGAGAGAAGTTCATTAGTGGCTTAATAGCTGTGCAACCTCAATAATTACTTGTGAAACCTGGCACAATCATTCAACCATGGCATATCTAGATACCTTCTGCAGTCCTGCTGCAATCATAATATGCTAACAGCCTAACACTTTCTCTGAAAGTATCAGAGTTTGGGTTTACCATGTCATGTGTAGGTCTTGAAGTTAAACAGAACCAACTTTCTACTAAACTATAATATGATTAGGGTATATAAATCAACTATGCATCAATCTAAAACTAGCCAGAGTTGGCTAATGAAACACTTAATATCCATTCGTCTCTAATGATGCAAATTAAGGGTTCTCCAGAACTAGAGATTTCTAAATTTTACACTTACCCCTACATGGACATTAACTCTTTGACAACAATTAACCTCAATTCCAACTAATTGGCATCACTCATACAAAACGTAtgattctatttttaattttacctGAACTCACATTAATTCAAACAGATATTTCAACGACTTGAAACATCCATCTTGGCTAACATTCACCCTCATGTAATATTGTTGGTGCCACAACCATTTTATACGATTTGGCCTTCACCTCCATTTCAGTCATCATATTCTATGTGCTAATTCCTCCTTTGTCATGCCATTCACTAGGAGACTGTGAAACCATTCTTTTTACCCTAAAAGAGTCGAAAGAAAAACCAAAtatgacactttttttttacgGTAGCCAAATATGACACTTAATCAGACACATTAtcaactcttttcttttttcttttgatatgtTAACATGTTGAGCGGTGACATGAACCTACAACCTAAGGTTGAGGTAGAGGTGCTTTCCTCTAGAGCTACCCTCTCTTTGTCCAACACCCTATCCATTTATCTGAGGTAACATCTTCAACACTGATTCCTCCATCAtcagtttttttagtagtaaCAGATTTGATCAATTTGCTCAGGTTGTGGTGATgctttgttgaagaagctattAAGAATAAGCTTCCATTACAGCCTGTTATGTAAgaattatatcatatatattttttattcttaataaaaacCCAACCCCTTGGTTTCTAGACCTCCTAAAAGTCAAAGCTTAGTTATGCTAGTGCAATGAAAATTTCCACAAactagcttcttctttttttgatttaGTAAGGGAGTTTCATTAAATGACATCAAGAAGATACAGAAAGCAAGCTTGTGTAACTAACACTTGGACTAATATCATTAACCATGGAAGTTATGCATAAACGTAATGCTAATAACATCGATTTGTGAGTAATCCATGATATTTTTTGTCTAGCTGGCTACTACATCTATTTTCTGACTTCTTGGACCGGTAATTGTTAACTTCCCAAATAAGAATAGTGTCGTATAAAATGAACCATTGGAAGTTTAGTTAATCAAGCCTACAAAATCATAGCTTAAGAGCATTACGCCCTCTAATATATATACTCTACCATGATCAGAACCTCTGTTGTAAAGTGCATCACGGTGAAATTTAGAAGCTTTTTCAAGCCAGTTGGTGAGATCATATACACATCAACTACACTTGAAAGCAGGAAATTTGTTCATAGCATTAAAAATGTAAATAGCAATTAACTTGCTGAAATTGACTACTTACAGCACCACAGGGACAACTGTTAGAAACTTCCTATTGCGTGTAAGCTGCTTCCCACTATCTATCTGCTCCCACCAAGTCAACCTATTGTAGATACCTTGGTCATCAGCAAATGGTGTTCCCTTCTTCCAGTGAAAACATTGATATGTGACCTGAAGATAAAATAGACAATACAAAGGCGTTGTAAAGACACCTAAAATTTGGAGTATGTACAATTGTGTTCCCTTCTTCCAGTGGAAATTAGTGATATAAGAAATACatatgaaaagagaaggcaGAGTCTTTCACAAAGAGATAAAATCCAGAGTAGATATATAACAAGGTTTCCTCCCATGCCATAACATAAAggacagaaaaaaaaaaaacacaaaacaaaaaaattggtaCCAAAGAGAAGAAGGTAAAGCTCATCAACTAGACTTCGACTGTTCGATATGCCTAAGAATTATGCATACAGACATTTTTCAGGGCATACAACATAGGTAAACAATAATAGTTAATTGCTAATAAACACATGAGACGGGAAAAGAATAGCAAGAATGAGTTAAAAGACGCAAAAAAGGTAATAGAGATAATTAAGTTTTCAAATTATCAATCTTAATAGAAGTATTAATCATCCACATCTAAAAAAATCTCCCAAGTTTCAAATGTACTCGTTTCTCTGTACAATAGTGATCAAATAACGAAATAACAAGGAACATCCAGCACACATCATAATTGTCATGAAAATGGCCCTGAACCTAACTCAACTCCAAAAACTAGTTCAAGTGGTGAAAGTTCTCGAAACCAATATAAAGACACTATAACGCGAGATGTCGACCGATATAGGAACAATGGGCTAACTCAATCCTAAAAGGGAGTTCAAGTGGTGAGAATTCCCCAACATTAAAAGAGAATACAGTCCATGAACTCCATACCCTCAACCAATATGAGACTACAGCAATAATGTCTAGTGAAGTCGATTGAAATGGAAAAACCAAATATACTAGACACCAAAAAGGCCATAGCTTTCGATACACTTGGCATGTCCAACTATCTAAGACTTAAATCAATAAATCAACAACGCATCAATCACAAAAAGTAAAGCTCAGCTGTATTATTTTCCACTATATCTAGGAATCAAGACTAATACTAAAAGAACTTCAATTCACCACTTCTCCAGCTACTTCCCCCAGAATCTCTCACTTCCAAATTGAACATAAGCAAATGATCAATGACCCAAAGCTGAACCTAGCTCAGATCAATTCCAAATTGCACTATAAGTCTCCAAATTCCACAGAACCAAAAACCCAGAAAACACTAAACAAACTAGACATGTAATCATAAGAATATCAATCAGCCAAACATTTAAACTGTTATTCCTCTAATCAGAaccatttaaacaaaaaaaactaaacttgattataatttatcaaaatttgacTACTTTAAAGCAACCCATCATCATTTAACTGCAAAGAACTACTCAATTCCAACCGAATTAAAGGAAATTAGAATCATACGAGAAAATGAGAAAGATGGACGATGGTCCAAGCCATGCCAGGGGAGCAACCAAATACGGAGAGAACAACGAGCCATGAGAAGAATAGAATTAGGATGTAGGTCGTCCATACACCGGGATACGTGAACCACTCGGTATTCCGATTCAGATCCGTCGGCGGAACCGCCGTTACATAATAATTTGCCATACAataaattcttcaaaattcaaTGAAAGTGAGATCCAATGTATAGGAAGATAATAATATGGAGCTTTCGTCGCCCAATTTGatttgaagatgaaaaaaaatggcAATTGGAAAATAGAGttcaaagtatattttttatcaaaggAATATGAAACGACGAGCCTATAGCCGGTGGGTTTGGTCGGTAGGATGTCCTGAATTTTTACGAATGTTTGTTTTGCTAAAGGCAATGTTTATTTTGTGACACATGAAGTATTATTTGATTTTAGagttaaataatgaaaaatatatttaaattattattattgtgagtTTCATATctcaattatatattattttttatctaccTAAACGAtgactttttttatattaaaaatatattttgatgcTAAATATTTATTATCAATCGTCCCTAAATATAGGTAGACCAACTCAACATAAGAtgtaatttaatataaaaagagTGATAGTTAATATGAAACTCGAAAAGTTGATATCTTTAAATAGCCTAAATAGGACAATAGACTGAAGTATTAAACTCTGTGAAAAAAGGGTTTACTATTGActcttgatttatttattttttctcttgcctaaataatttgttttgtaattaagaaaaaatattactttatcgaaaaatattaaagaaagtaTACCCAAAAAATGGTTGAAGGATAGTGTTAGAACTGCAGTATGGTGAGTTTGGATCTAAATTAGCTTGTTTACTCTCTTGTTAAACTTCTAGTTAAAAATGTTAATTACTTACCCTTTAAATGTTTTCAAAATTCACGGAATTCGTTGATAATTAACCTAGGTCGActgatttgtttgaaatttaaaatttttctatAGGATCAAAAGTTTGaagaaaaaagtattttaaaagaTGAATTTTCTTAGATATGAATCTCATATTTCTAATTATAAACAAAGGCATTTTATTAGCCGATCGCgttctttatttgttttatgttCAAAACATgtaaaccctttttttttttgccaatacctctcaaaagattttttaaaaaatgtggaTTTTGAGAATATTACAAACCAAAAGTACAAAGACTTGTTTAACTCAAATAGActtatttaatttctatttgAGTTACTATACTTACTTAATATCACCGCCAAAC
This genomic stretch from Solanum stenotomum isolate F172 chromosome 10, ASM1918654v1, whole genome shotgun sequence harbors:
- the LOC125842372 gene encoding uncharacterized protein LOC125842372, which encodes MANYYVTAVPPTDLNRNTEWFTYPGVWTTYILILFFSWLVVLSVFGCSPGMAWTIVHLSHFLVTYQCFHWKKGTPFADDQGIYNRLTWWEQIDSGKQLTRNRKFLTVVPVVLYLIASHTTDYQHPMLFFNTIAVFVLVVAKFPNMHKVRIFGINADQ